The following coding sequences are from one Mustela lutreola isolate mMusLut2 chromosome 5, mMusLut2.pri, whole genome shotgun sequence window:
- the LOC131832710 gene encoding olfactory receptor 2T33-like: MEDLNDTTEMFILLGLFNHTQTHVFLFSMVLMIFLISLLGNALMIVLIHEDSQLHTPMYFLLSQLSLMDMMLVSTIVPKMATNYLMDTRTISPAGCGTQIFLLVTLGGGECFLLAAMAYDRYVAICHPLRYPIFMNQKLCFQMTAGSWLLGGVDGLMQAGTTLSFPYCHSREINHFFCEAPSLVHLACADSTFFEFLMYVCCILMLLIPLSLILASYSLILTAVLHMKSTAAQKKAFATCSSHLAVVGLFYGAIIFIYMRPKSYHSVARDKVVSAFYTIFTPVLNPLIYSVRNKDVKEALRKVI; the protein is encoded by the exons ATGGAGGATTtaaatgacaccacagaaatgTTCATTCTCTTAGGGCTCTTTAACCACACTCAGACCCACGTGTTCCTCTTCTCCATGGTGCTCATGATCTTCCTCATCTCCCTGTTGGGCAATGCCCTCATGATCGTGCTCATCCATGAGGACTCTCAGCTTCATACGCCCATGTACTTTTTGCTTAGCCAGCTCTCCCTCATGGACATGATGCTGGTCTCCACCATAGTCCCCAAAATGGCAACCAACTACCTGATGGACACCAGGACCATCTCTCCTGCTGGCTGTGGCACCCAGATCTTCCTGCTTGTCACTCTGGGAGGGGGTGAATGCTTCCTCTTAGCGGCCATGGcttatgaccgctatgtggccatctgtcacCCGCTGCGCTACCCCATCTTCATGAATCAGAAGCTCTGCTTCCAAATGACCGCAGGCTCCTGGCTTTTGGGAGGGGTGGATGGGCTGATGCAGGCTGGGACCACTCTGAGCTTCCCTTACTGCCATTCTCGGGAAATAAACCACTTCTTCTGTGAGGCACCCTCACTTGTGCACCTTGCCTGTGCTGACAGTACATTTTTTGAATTTCTCATGTATGTGTGCTGCATCCTGATGCTCCTGatccctctgtctctcattctGGCCTCCTACAGTCTCATCTTGACGGCTGTCCTTCACATGAAGTCTACAGCTGCTCAGAAGAAAGCTTTTGCCACCTGCTCCTCTCACCTGGCTGTTGTGGGGCTCTTCTATGGAGCCATAATATTCATCTACATGAGGCCCAAGTCCTACCATTCAGTGGCCCGTGACAAGGTGGTCTCTGCTTTCTACACCATCTTCACACCTGTGTTGAACCCCCTTATATACAGTGTGAGGAATAAAGACGTCAAGGAGGCTTTGAGAAA AGTGATTTGA
- the LOC131832712 gene encoding BTB/POZ domain-containing protein KCTD20-like encodes MNVHRGSESDRALRQEGSCLSDDPTAVAQERETNSLAASALQSLTYPLGPRSDDLSLDYASQPANLQFPHIMPLPEDIKGSCFQNGNKRNHESFMAPERFGNSTVGFGSNVHSQAPEKVTLLVDGTRFVVNPQIFTAHPDTMLGRMFGPGREYNFTRPNEKGEYEIAEGISATVFRTVLDYYKTGIINCPDGISIPDLRDTCDYLCINFDFNTIRCQDLSALLHELSNDGAHKQFDHYLEELILPIMVGCAKKGERECHIVVLTDEDSVDWDEDHPPPMGEEYSQILYSSKLYRFFKYIENRDVAKTVLKERGLKNIRIGIEGYPTCKEKIKRRPGGRSEVIYNYVQRPFIQMSWEKEEGKSRHVDFQCVRSKSLTNLVAAGEDVLEDQEILMHHPPQVDELDRLNAPLSQMASCDFQD; translated from the coding sequence ATGAACGTTCACCGCGGCAGCGAGAGCGACAGGGCACTGCGGCAGGAGGGCAGCTGCCTAAGCGATGACCCCACAGCTGTGGCCcaggagagagaaacaaatagCCTGGCTGCTTCTGCTCTTCAGAGTCTCACTTACCCTCTAGGGCCCAGGAGCGATGACCTTTCACTTGACTATGCCTCTCAGCCAGCAAATCTTCAGTTCCCTCACATAATGCCACTTCCCGAGGACATCAAAGGCTCCTGCTTCCAAAATGGGAATAAACGGAACCATGAATCCTTTATGGCTCCAGAACGATTTGGAAACAGCACTGTGGGCTTTGGCAGTAACGTTCATTCCCAGGCACCAGAGAAAGTGACACTTCTTGTAGATGGCACACGTTTTGTTGTGAATCCACAAATTTTCACTGCTCATCCGGATACCATGTTGGGAAGAATGTTTGGACCAGGAAGAGAGTACAATTTCACTCGGCCCAACGAGAAGGGAGAGTATGAGATTGCCGAAGGAATCAGTGCAACTGTATTTCGAACAGTGCTGGATTATTACAAAACTGGTATCATCAATTGTCCTGATGGCATCTCTATTCCAGATCTTAGAGATACATGCGATTATCTCTGCATTAACTTTGACTTCAACACTATCCGATGTCAAGATCTGAGTGCTTTGCTGCATGAACTGTCTAACGATGGTGCTCACAAGCAGTTTGACCACTACCTCGAAGAGCTCATCTTGCCCATCATGGTGGGCTGTGCCAAGAAAGGGGAGCGAGAGTGCCACATCGTTGTGCTGACAGATGAGGATTCTGTGGACTGGGATGAAGACCACCCTCCTCCCATGGGGGAGGAATATTCCCAAATTCTTTATAGCTCCAAGCTCTATAGATTCTTCAAATACATTGAGAATCGTGATGTCGCTAAAACAGTGTTAAAGGAGCGAGGCCTGAAAAATATTCGCATTGGAATTGAAGGTTATCCTACctgcaaagaaaaaattaagagaaggCCTGGTGGCCGCTCCGAAGTAATCTATAACTATGTGCAGCGCCCCTTTATCCAGATGTcctgggaaaaggaagaagggaagagtcGCCATGTGGATTTCCAGTGTGTCCGAAGCAAATCCCTCACTAATCTGGTAGCTGCTGGAGAAGATGTCTTAGAGGACCAGGAGATATTAATGCACCACCCACCTCAAGTGGATGAACTTGACCGGCTGAATGCCCCACTTTCTCAGATGGCATCTTGCGACTTTCAGGATTAG